A stretch of the Erinaceus europaeus chromosome 23, mEriEur2.1, whole genome shotgun sequence genome encodes the following:
- the LOC132535583 gene encoding zinc finger protein 14-like isoform X4, with the protein MTLSQCSVTYEDVTVIFTQEEWALLNSSEKKLYRNVMWENFRNILSIGMFQGDHSIKEPYNHQGSKSNTVEIPEAEEQNQNGRKPQECEVYNKVFPYSSQLKKQKRIPIGKKPYQRKQCSKTFNQPGDLRRHKRTQSGGKLYECKQCRKTFSFSSKLQTHERTHSGEKPYECKQCRKTFSFSGNLRKHERMHSGEKPYECKQCGKTFSQSGSLRKHERMHSGEKPYECKHCRKTFSQSSYLKTHERTHSGEKPYECKQCSKTFSDSGTLRKHERMHSGEKPYECKQCRKTFSCSSHLRTHERTHSGEKPYECKQCRKTFSQSSNLQTHERTHSGEKPYKCKQCSKTFSQSSHLRTHEKIHSGEKPYECQQCGKTFSNSRALWIHERMHSGEKPYECRQCRKTFSQSGNLRTHERTHSGEKPYECKQCGKTFSCSSSLRTHERTHSGEKPYECKQCGKTFSCSSSLRTHERTHSGEKPYECKQCGKTFSCSSSLRIHERTHSGEKPYECKQCSKTFIGRYKLQTHERTHSGEKPYECKQCSKAFSVSSSLRTHERIHSGEKPYECKQCSKAFSVSSSLRIHERIHSGEKPYECKQCRKTFSCSSKLQTHERTHSGEKPYECKQCSKAFSVSSSLRIHERIHSGEKPYECKQCSKAFSVSSSLRTHERIHSGEKPYECKQCSKAFSVSSSLRIHERIHSGEKPYECKQCRKTFSCSSKLQTHERTHSGEKPYECKQCSKAFSVSSSLRIHERIHSGEKPYECKQCSKAFSVSSSLQIHERIHSGDKPYECKQCKKTFRLSSYLRTHERTHSGEKPYECKQCSKAFSVSSSLQIHERIHSGEKPYECKQCRKTFTRSCHLQIHERTHSGEKPYECQHCRKTFSRYSNLWKHKRTHSGEKLYECKQCRKAFSCSSYLRSHERTHSGEKPYECKQCRKTFTRSYHLRIHERTHSGEKPYECKQCNKTFSQSSHLRTHKRTHSGENV; encoded by the exons TAATACAGTGGAAATTCCTGAGGCCGAAGAACAAAATCAAAATGGTAGGAAAcctcaagaatgtgaagtatacaacaaaGTATTCCCTTATTCCAGTCagcttaaaaaacagaaaagaattccCATTGGAAAGAAACCATATCAACGTAAGCAATGTAGTAAAACGTTCAATCAACCCGGTGATCTTCGGAGACATAAAAGAACTCAGAGTGGAGGGAAACTCTATGAGTGTAAAcagtgtaggaaaacattcagtttttccagtaaacttcagacacatgaaagaacgcacagtggagagaagccctatgaatgtaaacagtgtaggaaaacattcagtttttccGGTAATCttcggaaacatgaaagaatgcacagtggagagaagccctatgagtgTAAACAGTGTGGGAAAACATTCAGTCAATCTGGTTCTCTTCgaaaacatgaaagaatgcacagtggagagaaaccctatgaatgtaaacactgtaggaaaacattcagtcaatCCAGTTATCTTAAAACACATGAAAGAacacacagtggagagaagccctatgaatgtaaacagtgtagtaaaacattcagtgataGCGGTACTCttcggaaacatgaaagaatgcacagtggagagaaaccctatgaatgtaaacagtgtaggaaaacattcagttgttccagtcatcttcggacacatgaaagaactcacagtggagagaaaccttatgaatgtaaacagtgtaggaaaacattcagtcaatCCAGTAATCTTCAGACTCATGAAAGaacgcacagtggagagaagccttataaatgtaaacagtgtagtaaaacattcagtcaatccagtcatcttcggacacatgaaaaaattcacagtggagagaaaccttatgaatgtcaACAATGTGGGAAAACATTCAGTAATAGCCGTGCTCTTTGGATTCACGAAAGaatgcacagtggagagaagccctatgaatgtagacagtgtaggaaaacattcagtcaatctggtaatcttcggacacatgaaagaactcacagtggagagaaaccctatgaatgtaaacagtgtgggaaaacattcagttgttccagttctcttcggacacatgaaagaactcacagtggagagaaaccctatgaatgtaaacagtgtgggaaaacattcagttgttccagttctcttcggacacatgaaagaactcacagtggagagaagccctatgaatgtaaacagtgtgggaaaacattcagttgttccagttctcttcggatacatgaaagaacgcacagtggagagaagccctatgaatgtaaacagtgtagtaaaacattca tcgggcggta taaacttcagacacatgaaagaacgcacagtggagagaagccctatgaatgtaaacagtgtagtaaagcattcagtgtttccagttctcttcggacacatgaaagaatccacagtggagagaaaccctatgaatgtaaacaatgtagtaaagcctTCAGTGTTTCCAGTTCTCTTCGGATACATGAAAGAatccacagtggagagaaaccctatgaatgtaaacaatgtaggaaaacattcagttgttccagtaaacttcagacacatgaaagaacgcacagtggagagaagccctatgaatgtaaacaatgtagtaaagcattcagtgtttccagttctcttcggatacatgaaagaatccacagtggagagaaaccctatgaatgtaaacagtgtagtaaagccTTCAGTGTTTCCAGttctcttcggacacatgaaagaatccacagtggagagaaaccctatgaatgtaaacaatgtagtaaagcattcagtgtttccagttctcttcggatacatgaaagaatccacagtggagagaaaccctatgaatgtaaacaatgtaggaaaacattcagttgttccagtaaacttcagacacatgaaagaacgcacagtggagagaagccctatgaatgtaaacaatgtagtaaagcattcagtgtttccagttctcttcggatacatgaaagaatccacagtggagagaaaccctatgaatgtaaacagtgtagtaaagcattcagtgtTTCCAGTTCTCTTCAGATACATGAAAGAATCCACAGTGGAgacaaaccctatgaatgtaaacagtgtaagAAAACATTCAGACTATCCAGttatcttcggacacatgaaagaacacatagtggagagaaaccctatgaatgtaaacagtgtagtaaagccTTCAGTGTTTCCAGTTCTCTTCAGATACATGAAAGAatccacagtggagagaagccctatgaatgtaaacagtgtaggaaaacattcacaCGATCCTGTCATCTTCAGATACATGAAAGAACGCatagtggagagaagccctatgaatgtcaacactgtaggaaaacattcagtcgTTACAGTAATCTTTGGAAACataaaagaactcacagtggagagaaactctatgaatgtaaacaatgtaggaaagcattcagttgttccagttatCTTCggtcacatgaaagaactcacagtggagagaagccctatgaatgtaaacagtgtaggaaaacattcacaCGATCCTATCATCTTCGGATACATGAAAGaacgcacagtggagagaagccctatgaatgtaagcaGTGTAATAAGACATTCAGTCAATCCAGTCATCTTCGGACACataaaagaactcacagtggagagaatgtCTAG
- the LOC132535583 gene encoding zinc finger protein 14-like isoform X3, protein MFQGDHSIKEPYNHQGSKSNTVEIPEAEEQNQNGRKPQECEVYNKVFPYSSQLKKQKRIPIGKKPYQRKQCSKTFNQPGDLRRHKRTQSGGKLYECKQCRKTFSFSSKLQTHERTHSGEKPYECKQCRKTFSFSGNLRKHERMHSGEKPYECKQCGKTFSQSGSLRKHERMHSGEKPYECKHCRKTFSQSSYLKTHERTHSGEKPYECKQCSKTFSDSGTLRKHERMHSGEKPYECKQCRKTFSCSSHLRTHERTHSGEKPYECKQCRKTFSQSSNLQTHERTHSGEKPYKCKQCSKTFSQSSHLRTHEKIHSGEKPYECQQCGKTFSNSRALWIHERMHSGEKPYECRQCRKTFSQSGNLRTHERTHSGEKPYECKQCGKTFSCSSSLRTHERTHSGEKPYECKQCGKTFSCSSSLRTHERTHSGEKPYECKQCGKTFSCSSSLRIHERTHSGEKPYECKQCSKTFSDGGTLRKHERTHSGERPYECKQCRKTFSCSSSLRTHEKIHSGEKPYKCKQCMKTFRRSSHLLRHERIHS, encoded by the coding sequence TAATACAGTGGAAATTCCTGAGGCCGAAGAACAAAATCAAAATGGTAGGAAAcctcaagaatgtgaagtatacaacaaaGTATTCCCTTATTCCAGTCagcttaaaaaacagaaaagaattccCATTGGAAAGAAACCATATCAACGTAAGCAATGTAGTAAAACGTTCAATCAACCCGGTGATCTTCGGAGACATAAAAGAACTCAGAGTGGAGGGAAACTCTATGAGTGTAAAcagtgtaggaaaacattcagtttttccagtaaacttcagacacatgaaagaacgcacagtggagagaagccctatgaatgtaaacagtgtaggaaaacattcagtttttccGGTAATCttcggaaacatgaaagaatgcacagtggagagaagccctatgagtgTAAACAGTGTGGGAAAACATTCAGTCAATCTGGTTCTCTTCgaaaacatgaaagaatgcacagtggagagaaaccctatgaatgtaaacactgtaggaaaacattcagtcaatCCAGTTATCTTAAAACACATGAAAGAacacacagtggagagaagccctatgaatgtaaacagtgtagtaaaacattcagtgataGCGGTACTCttcggaaacatgaaagaatgcacagtggagagaaaccctatgaatgtaaacagtgtaggaaaacattcagttgttccagtcatcttcggacacatgaaagaactcacagtggagagaaaccttatgaatgtaaacagtgtaggaaaacattcagtcaatCCAGTAATCTTCAGACTCATGAAAGaacgcacagtggagagaagccttataaatgtaaacagtgtagtaaaacattcagtcaatccagtcatcttcggacacatgaaaaaattcacagtggagagaaaccttatgaatgtcaACAATGTGGGAAAACATTCAGTAATAGCCGTGCTCTTTGGATTCACGAAAGaatgcacagtggagagaagccctatgaatgtagacagtgtaggaaaacattcagtcaatctggtaatcttcggacacatgaaagaactcacagtggagagaaaccctatgaatgtaaacagtgtgggaaaacattcagttgttccagttctcttcggacacatgaaagaactcacagtggagagaaaccctatgaatgtaaacagtgtgggaaaacattcagttgttccagttctcttcggacacatgaaagaactcacagtggagagaagccctatgaatgtaaacagtgtgggaaaacattcagttgttccagttctcttcggatacatgaaagaacgcacagtggagagaagccctatgaatgtaaacagtgtagtaaaacattcagtgatgGCGGTACTCTTCGGAAACATGAAAGAACGCACAGTGGAGAGaggccctatgaatgtaaacagtgtaggaaaacattcagttgttccagtagtcttcggacacatgaaaaaattcacagtggagaaaaaccctataaatgtaaacAATGTATGAAAACATTCAGACGGTCCAGTCATCTtctgagacatgaaagaattcacagttaa